In Paenibacillus ihbetae, the following are encoded in one genomic region:
- the phnW gene encoding 2-aminoethylphosphonate--pyruvate transaminase, with protein sequence MNSYKLLTPGPLTTTRTVKEEMLFDRCTWDDEYKSITQKIRSQLLDLAGAEATQYTAVLMQGSGTFAVESVMTSAISDKDKVLIVSNGAYGERIIQMAEYIGLHYAAYRTGYDEHPKEEELRSILNEDQRITHIAMVHCETTTGILNPLDMISGLSREYGKTLIIDAMSSFGGIEIDVAGLGIDYLISSANKCIQGVPGFGFVIANLERLAACQGVARSLSLDLYDQWRGMDKDGKWRYTSPTHVVAAFSKALDELMEEGGVSARFERYRNNNRLLRERLARIGIRAYIAEPVQSPVITTFVFPSDRFSFEQFYAYIKDRGYVIYPGKLTEVDTFRIGNIGEIYEQDIERLCEIIEEYMGVMAQ encoded by the coding sequence ATGAACAGCTATAAGCTATTGACACCGGGACCGCTGACCACGACTCGAACCGTAAAAGAGGAGATGCTCTTCGATCGCTGCACATGGGATGATGAGTATAAATCGATTACGCAAAAAATCAGATCTCAGCTTCTGGACCTGGCCGGAGCCGAAGCCACCCAATATACGGCCGTGCTGATGCAGGGCAGCGGCACGTTTGCGGTCGAATCGGTCATGACCTCCGCCATTTCCGACAAGGATAAAGTGCTGATCGTGTCCAACGGCGCTTACGGTGAACGGATCATCCAAATGGCCGAGTACATTGGACTCCATTACGCTGCATACAGAACCGGTTATGATGAGCACCCGAAAGAGGAGGAGCTTCGCTCCATCCTGAATGAGGATCAGCGCATCACCCATATCGCGATGGTGCATTGCGAGACGACAACCGGGATTCTTAATCCGCTGGACATGATCTCGGGGCTGTCCCGGGAATATGGAAAAACCCTGATCATCGATGCGATGAGCAGCTTTGGCGGCATCGAGATCGACGTGGCGGGGCTTGGCATCGACTATTTGATCAGCAGTGCGAACAAGTGCATCCAGGGCGTTCCGGGCTTCGGGTTTGTCATTGCCAACCTCGAGCGGCTGGCGGCTTGCCAAGGCGTCGCGCGCAGCTTGTCCCTGGATCTGTATGATCAGTGGAGGGGAATGGACAAGGACGGTAAATGGCGTTATACGTCGCCGACCCATGTCGTAGCCGCTTTTTCCAAGGCGCTGGATGAGCTCATGGAAGAAGGCGGAGTATCTGCAAGATTCGAGCGCTACCGGAACAATAATCGGCTGCTGCGGGAGCGTCTGGCGAGAATCGGAATCCGCGCCTATATCGCCGAGCCTGTTCAATCTCCGGTTATTACTACATTTGTATTTCCAAGCGACCGGTTCAGCTTTGAGCAATTCTACGCGTACATCAAGGACAGGGGCTATGTCATCTACCCGGGCAAGCTGACGGAGGTGGATACGTTCCGCATCGGGAACATCGGAGAGATCTATGAGCAGGATATCGAGCGGTTATGCGAAATTATCGAAGAATATATGGGAGTGATGGCACAATGA
- a CDS encoding alpha/beta hydrolase, protein MLAAITALVLFIIVMVAVSFYFYHVAIARADKEFLAENPDLAANADVENPFADSKDWWSAQSFENWSLIADDGLKLHAYYLPAKKATNQTVLLAHGYAGRSEQMSSFAQMYYEDLGFNVLLPDARGHGLSEGDYIGFGWPERKDVVKWIQRIVERTGEEAQIVLHGVSMGAATVMMTSGEELPSQVKAIVADCGYTSVADELTYQLKRMYKLPSFPILQSTSCLTKLRAGYSFQEASALKQVKKSKTPILFIHGGGDLFVPTEMVYRLYENGPAEKRLFVVPGAGHGLARQFDPEGYDREVTEFIGTYVREENKRAAMVR, encoded by the coding sequence ATGTTAGCAGCAATTACGGCACTAGTGCTTTTTATAATCGTGATGGTCGCAGTCAGCTTTTATTTTTATCACGTCGCCATTGCCCGCGCAGATAAGGAATTTCTAGCAGAGAATCCGGACCTGGCAGCCAATGCGGATGTCGAGAACCCTTTTGCGGACAGCAAAGACTGGTGGAGCGCGCAAAGCTTCGAGAATTGGAGTCTTATCGCGGACGATGGCCTGAAGCTTCATGCCTATTATTTGCCGGCGAAAAAGGCCACAAACCAAACGGTTCTCCTTGCGCACGGCTATGCCGGACGCTCCGAGCAAATGAGCAGCTTCGCTCAAATGTACTATGAGGATTTAGGCTTTAATGTCCTTCTGCCTGATGCCCGGGGCCACGGCTTGAGCGAAGGCGACTATATCGGTTTCGGATGGCCGGAGCGCAAGGATGTGGTGAAGTGGATTCAGAGGATCGTTGAACGTACGGGAGAAGAAGCACAGATTGTCCTGCACGGCGTATCCATGGGCGCTGCAACCGTCATGATGACCAGCGGCGAGGAGCTGCCTTCCCAGGTGAAGGCCATCGTAGCGGATTGCGGGTACACCTCCGTGGCGGATGAGCTGACATATCAGCTGAAGCGCATGTATAAGCTCCCCTCGTTCCCGATCCTTCAATCCACAAGCTGCCTAACGAAGCTGCGTGCAGGCTATTCGTTCCAGGAAGCCTCCGCTCTGAAACAGGTGAAGAAATCCAAAACCCCCATTCTGTTCATCCACGGCGGCGGCGACTTATTCGTCCCGACGGAAATGGTTTACAGGCTGTACGAGAACGGGCCTGCGGAAAAACGACTGTTTGTCGTTCCCGGTGCCGGCCACGGCCTGGCCCGTCAGTTCGATCCCGAAGGCTATGACCGGGAAGTGACGGAGTTTATCGGTACGTATGTCCGTGAGGAGAATAAAAGAGCGGCCATGGTTCGCTAA
- a CDS encoding isopeptide-forming domain-containing fimbrial protein gives MNRTSIFSRRLKCLAAVFIILFGQLLPLYPQQAEAAADNWLNFKFDEFSQNTVNQFTLDGHATIAQGQNFIRLTQPTTLQSGAAFNNTALCPRDNYSFSTAFSFKMSNPSAQGASDGLTFTLQTGTTSQNMNGGGLGYYGISPSFAVKYDTFKNDVYKDPSSNYVGLAVNGDVVNQAGWYTDLDSTSFKLSDGTQYYTWIDYNSSTRNVQVHLGTSPDRVNASKVLDVNGIDLGSIFNGQSIHAGFTGSTGSPNYETHDIHSWYFVNAYAPIDTLDPNNTYKVNEAPVVPGDSKVTAVNTPVSGQVIGADPDGDPLTYAKGATDPQNGTVTVNADGTWSYTPAQDFIGTDSFTVIANDGKCATAEATINVEVSDSVPPTTPPNACGNRVALINGSFEEGPERGSYDPVNSPFMFYQDEVPGWMTTDTGNGANVHLIEIWDYAQGYPDPEVKQQPAPVDGNRYAELNAVENGMLYQDVPTTPGQTIYWRLSHKGRYGVDTMQVRIGPATDNPYDTVPQKQMSSGNTAWETYTGTYTVPAGQTMTRFGFEAVSTSSGSIGYGNHLDNIFLGTEPCVIAEKSVSPAGDVFEGDELTYEVTVKNEGGDVAANTVFEDVIPAGTEYVPGSMKMVSGTNAVDLTDADDTDAGHFDGNKVIIRLGNLQNTNDLPEGITLQFKVKALSSHVGQTVTNKAAVDYKNLLTDKDETTESNETTSQITEREVVNACTRPVALINGSFEEPAYTPGDPKTPTGPGYTFPQDENVPGWHTTDSTGRYDIFVKSLMEEPGTPAGNKHEVIHGEQFAEINSFENATLYQDVETTPGQTIYWRLAHKGRFGVDTMAVNIGSGNTAPENLPTVRTMSTDKDAWKYYSGTYTVPAGQTVTRFGFEAIASANGNITGGNFIDDVFLGTEPCVIAEKSVSPAGQAFVGDEITYEVNIKNAGGDVAANTVFEDVIPAGTEYVPGSMKIVSGTNASDLTDAVDQDAGHFDGSKVIIRLGEVPNTNDLPNGITVQFKVKALSDRVGDSVSNKANVGYKNLLTNEDKTTSSNEVTTSVEYREPKLEANKTAELFEKATGNTDAAHPEVGDTLLYTIQTRNTVTGSLVTNLTISDVIPAGLEYVAGTLKVDDVQVTDDQDGDKGHFVNGKIFGQFGDVTGTGWHKVTFQVKVQPGQAGKDIRNVAEVDGDNVTTPSTPEEVVEVYPRENALESTKTSELLEKAAGNTDAAHPEVGDTLQYTIQTRNTVTDSQVTNLTISDEIPAGLEYVAGTLKVDDVQVTDNQDSDNGHFVNGKVLAQFGDVTDTNWHKVSFHVKVLPGQAGKDIRNVAEVAGDNVTTPSTPEEVVEVYPRENVLESTKTAELFEKAAGNTDAAHPEVGDTLLYTIQTHNKIEDSLVTNLTISDEIPAGLEYVAGTLKVDDALVTDDQDGDAGHFANGKVFAKFGDVTDTKPRKVTFQVKVLPGQAGKDIRNVAVVDSDNITTPSTPEEVVEVYPRETALESTKTAELFEKAAGNTDAAHPEIGDTLLYTIQTRNTASDSRVTNLRVTDEIPTGLEYVPGTLKVNDVQVTDDQDGDKGHFANGKIFAGFGDVTDTEWRKVTFQVKVLPGQAGKDIINIAAVEGDNVGTPDRPRNEVEVYPRNPQIETDKSVANTVSKATYEVGDTITYTIRVRGVVNDTYLENLTITDTLPAGLEYVPGSLKVDGVAVTDPKDDDAGHSVTGDVYGSFGNVDDTDWHTLEFQAIILPGQGGLVIENTARVTGDNIDQPGEPTEKMVVEPEPPVEPPVEPPIDPPTDPVNPPVDPDPPVTPPVTPPAPVMESRKTSRDLSGGIIGVGDTLEYTISARNTVAGSYVSNLVIADILPEGLTYVAGSLKVDGVSVTDNVDGDKGQYVNGKVSGNFGRITDTEWHTITFKATVKATQAGKSIVNIGEVTGDNVTTPEKPSNVIDVTDSGNNDGNTTNPGDSGDSDGDSNEDPNGNSNEDTDGDSNGTPDEDSNGDADGDSNTGAQTPDDQSDSALGESDADPQNPAQSGDQAANEPNGNKLPNTATNMYSYLVGGAMMLLAGSLLLRRRKKA, from the coding sequence ATGAACAGAACATCGATATTCAGTCGGCGTTTAAAGTGTTTGGCGGCTGTTTTCATCATTTTGTTCGGTCAGCTTCTGCCTCTGTACCCTCAACAGGCTGAGGCGGCTGCAGATAACTGGCTGAATTTTAAATTTGATGAATTCTCCCAAAATACGGTCAATCAATTTACCTTGGATGGTCATGCCACAATCGCTCAAGGGCAAAATTTTATACGATTGACACAGCCGACTACATTACAAAGCGGAGCCGCATTTAACAATACCGCACTGTGTCCTAGAGACAATTATTCATTCAGCACGGCCTTTTCTTTTAAAATGAGTAACCCGAGCGCTCAAGGCGCAAGCGATGGATTGACCTTTACGCTCCAGACTGGCACAACCAGCCAGAATATGAACGGTGGCGGCTTGGGATATTACGGCATTAGTCCGAGTTTTGCCGTTAAATATGACACGTTTAAAAACGATGTTTATAAGGATCCTTCTTCAAACTACGTTGGACTTGCGGTAAATGGAGACGTAGTGAATCAAGCAGGCTGGTATACCGATTTAGACAGCACCAGCTTCAAATTGTCTGACGGAACCCAGTACTATACGTGGATCGATTACAATAGTTCAACTCGGAATGTTCAGGTTCATCTGGGCACTTCGCCGGATCGGGTAAATGCCAGCAAAGTTTTAGATGTCAATGGCATCGATCTTGGTTCGATATTTAACGGACAATCGATTCATGCCGGTTTTACAGGATCAACAGGATCTCCGAATTACGAGACGCATGATATCCATAGCTGGTATTTTGTGAATGCATACGCACCGATCGATACTCTCGATCCGAATAATACTTACAAAGTGAACGAGGCACCCGTTGTGCCGGGTGATTCAAAAGTCACCGCGGTAAATACGCCGGTCTCGGGACAAGTAATCGGCGCCGACCCGGATGGAGATCCATTGACGTACGCCAAAGGCGCGACGGATCCTCAGAACGGAACTGTGACGGTTAATGCGGACGGAACTTGGTCGTATACGCCAGCACAAGACTTTATCGGCACCGATAGCTTCACCGTCATCGCCAATGACGGCAAATGCGCCACTGCCGAAGCTACGATTAACGTTGAAGTATCGGATTCGGTTCCTCCAACGACTCCACCTAACGCATGTGGAAACCGAGTGGCCTTGATTAATGGTAGTTTTGAAGAAGGACCTGAACGAGGATCCTATGACCCAGTCAACAGTCCTTTTATGTTCTATCAGGATGAAGTGCCAGGATGGATGACAACGGATACAGGTAATGGAGCCAATGTTCACTTAATTGAAATTTGGGATTACGCTCAGGGTTATCCTGATCCTGAAGTTAAGCAGCAACCGGCCCCTGTTGACGGTAATCGTTATGCGGAGTTAAATGCCGTTGAGAACGGCATGTTATACCAAGACGTGCCGACCACACCTGGACAGACAATCTATTGGAGACTCTCCCATAAGGGTCGGTATGGAGTGGATACGATGCAGGTTCGCATTGGTCCGGCAACAGACAATCCCTATGATACGGTTCCACAAAAACAAATGTCGTCAGGGAACACGGCGTGGGAAACCTATACAGGAACATATACCGTTCCAGCTGGACAAACGATGACAAGGTTTGGGTTTGAAGCCGTTTCGACATCCAGTGGATCAATCGGTTACGGCAACCACCTGGACAACATCTTCCTGGGAACCGAACCATGTGTTATCGCAGAGAAATCTGTTTCTCCTGCTGGAGACGTTTTTGAAGGCGATGAACTCACCTACGAAGTCACAGTTAAAAATGAAGGTGGAGACGTTGCCGCAAATACTGTCTTTGAAGACGTCATTCCTGCGGGCACGGAATATGTTCCAGGCTCCATGAAAATGGTGAGCGGGACCAATGCCGTTGACCTAACCGATGCAGATGATACAGATGCAGGGCACTTTGACGGCAACAAGGTGATCATTAGGCTCGGGAATTTGCAGAATACCAATGACTTGCCTGAAGGTATTACGCTTCAATTCAAGGTGAAAGCATTATCCAGCCATGTCGGCCAGACAGTCACCAATAAAGCGGCTGTTGATTACAAGAACTTACTCACAGACAAGGATGAAACGACCGAGTCGAATGAGACAACGAGTCAAATTACCGAAAGAGAAGTTGTCAATGCCTGCACTAGACCCGTTGCGCTAATTAACGGCAGCTTCGAGGAACCTGCATATACGCCTGGCGATCCAAAGACCCCTACAGGTCCAGGGTATACATTCCCGCAGGATGAGAACGTACCGGGATGGCATACAACCGACTCAACAGGACGATATGACATTTTTGTTAAGAGCTTGATGGAGGAGCCTGGAACTCCTGCCGGAAACAAACATGAGGTAATCCATGGTGAGCAGTTTGCAGAAATTAATAGTTTTGAGAATGCGACGTTATATCAGGATGTCGAGACTACTCCTGGACAAACCATTTATTGGCGCCTAGCTCATAAAGGTAGATTCGGTGTAGACACCATGGCTGTAAATATCGGTTCAGGCAATACGGCTCCGGAAAATCTTCCGACGGTTCGTACAATGTCAACCGATAAAGACGCATGGAAATATTATTCTGGAACTTATACCGTTCCGGCCGGTCAGACAGTAACACGATTTGGATTTGAAGCCATAGCGTCTGCTAACGGAAATATCACCGGTGGTAACTTCATTGATGATGTTTTCCTTGGAACCGAGCCGTGCGTCATAGCCGAAAAGTCCGTTTCCCCTGCAGGACAAGCCTTTGTCGGGGATGAGATTACTTACGAAGTCAACATTAAAAACGCAGGCGGAGACGTTGCCGCCAATACGGTATTCGAGGATGTAATTCCTGCGGGCACGGAATACGTTCCGGGTTCGATGAAAATCGTGAGCGGGACTAATGCTAGTGATTTGACCGATGCAGTTGATCAAGATGCAGGCCATTTTGACGGCAGCAAGGTGATCATCCGGCTCGGGGAAGTGCCGAACACGAATGACTTACCTAACGGCATAACGGTTCAATTCAAAGTCAAAGCATTATCCGACCGTGTGGGAGACTCCGTCTCAAATAAAGCGAATGTGGGGTATAAAAACCTACTCACTAATGAAGACAAAACAACCTCGTCCAATGAAGTAACAACATCTGTAGAGTACAGAGAACCAAAATTAGAAGCTAATAAAACAGCTGAACTGTTTGAAAAAGCTACCGGGAACACCGACGCAGCACATCCGGAAGTCGGGGACACGCTGCTCTACACGATTCAAACACGCAACACCGTTACAGGCAGCCTAGTAACCAACCTGACGATCTCGGACGTGATTCCAGCGGGTCTGGAATACGTAGCGGGTACGCTCAAAGTCGACGATGTGCAAGTCACCGATGACCAAGATGGCGATAAGGGCCATTTCGTTAACGGTAAAATCTTCGGTCAGTTCGGAGATGTGACCGGTACCGGGTGGCACAAGGTGACGTTCCAGGTCAAAGTGCAGCCGGGCCAAGCGGGCAAAGACATCCGCAACGTGGCCGAGGTAGATGGCGACAACGTCACCACACCTAGCACGCCAGAGGAAGTGGTCGAGGTTTATCCGCGCGAAAACGCGCTGGAGTCCACGAAAACCTCGGAATTGCTAGAAAAAGCAGCCGGGAACACCGACGCTGCACATCCGGAAGTCGGAGATACGCTGCAATACACGATTCAAACCCGCAACACTGTCACCGATAGCCAGGTAACCAACCTGACGATCTCGGATGAGATTCCAGCGGGTCTGGAATACGTAGCGGGTACACTGAAGGTCGACGACGTGCAAGTCACCGATAACCAAGACAGCGACAACGGCCATTTCGTTAACGGTAAGGTCCTCGCTCAGTTTGGGGATGTGACAGATACCAATTGGCACAAGGTGTCCTTCCATGTGAAGGTACTGCCGGGTCAAGCCGGCAAAGACATCCGCAACGTGGCTGAGGTAGCTGGCGACAACGTCACCACACCTAGCACACCTGAGGAAGTCGTCGAGGTTTATCCGCGTGAAAACGTGCTGGAGTCGACGAAAACAGCGGAGCTGTTTGAAAAGGCAGCCGGGAATACCGATGCCGCGCATCCGGAAGTTGGAGACACCTTGCTTTACACGATTCAAACGCACAACAAGATCGAAGATAGTCTGGTGACCAACCTGACGATCTCGGACGAGATTCCAGCGGGTCTGGAATACGTAGCGGGTACACTGAAGGTCGACGACGCACTCGTCACCGATGATCAGGATGGCGATGCGGGTCATTTCGCGAACGGCAAAGTCTTTGCCAAGTTCGGTGACGTGACCGATACCAAGCCGCGTAAAGTGACGTTCCAGGTGAAAGTTTTACCGGGTCAAGCCGGTAAAGACATCCGCAACGTGGCTGTGGTCGATAGTGATAATATCACCACACCAAGCACTCCGGAGGAGGTCGTCGAGGTTTATCCGCGCGAAACCGCGCTGGAGTCGACGAAGACAGCGGAGCTGTTTGAAAAGGCAGCCGGGAACACCGACGCCGCCCATCCGGAAATCGGGGACACCCTGCTTTACACGATTCAAACGCGTAACACGGCCTCCGATAGTCGGGTAACCAACCTGAGAGTCACGGACGAGATTCCGACAGGTCTGGAATACGTACCGGGTACGCTGAAGGTCAACGACGTCCAAGTCACCGATGACCAGGATGGCGACAAAGGTCATTTCGCAAACGGTAAAATTTTCGCCGGTTTCGGGGATGTTACCGACACTGAGTGGCGTAAAGTAACGTTCCAGGTGAAAGTATTACCGGGTCAAGCCGGCAAGGATATTATCAATATTGCGGCCGTCGAGGGCGACAATGTTGGCACGCCGGACAGACCAAGAAATGAAGTCGAAGTTTATCCGCGGAATCCGCAGATTGAAACGGATAAGTCTGTAGCGAATACAGTAAGCAAGGCCACGTATGAGGTCGGAGACACCATCACGTATACGATTCGCGTGAGAGGTGTTGTCAACGATACGTATCTGGAGAATCTGACGATTACCGATACACTGCCAGCTGGTTTGGAATATGTTCCAGGCAGCTTGAAAGTGGATGGTGTCGCAGTGACGGATCCGAAAGACGATGACGCTGGTCATTCCGTTACCGGAGACGTATATGGCTCATTTGGCAATGTAGATGATACCGACTGGCATACGCTGGAGTTCCAGGCTATCATTTTGCCGGGTCAAGGCGGGCTGGTAATCGAGAACACGGCCAGGGTAACTGGCGATAACATCGATCAGCCAGGCGAACCGACGGAAAAAATGGTCGTTGAACCGGAACCGCCGGTTGAGCCGCCAGTTGAACCGCCAATCGATCCGCCAACCGATCCAGTCAACCCACCGGTAGATCCGGATCCACCGGTGACACCGCCTGTAACGCCGCCTGCTCCAGTGATGGAGTCACGGAAGACGTCGCGGGATCTAAGTGGCGGCATCATCGGGGTCGGTGATACGCTGGAGTATACGATCTCCGCACGCAATACCGTTGCGGGCAGCTATGTATCGAACCTTGTGATTGCCGACATCCTGCCGGAAGGGCTGACGTATGTAGCAGGCAGCCTGAAGGTAGACGGCGTTTCCGTCACGGATAATGTCGATGGAGACAAAGGCCAGTACGTTAACGGCAAAGTGAGCGGTAACTTTGGACGGATTACGGATACCGAATGGCATACGATTACGTTCAAGGCAACCGTCAAGGCGACACAAGCCGGTAAGTCGATCGTAAACATCGGTGAAGTCACAGGTGATAATGTGACCACTCCAGAGAAGCCATCGAATGTCATCGATGTGACGGACAGCGGGAACAATGATGGAAATACGACGAACCCGGGTGACAGTGGAGATTCCGACGGCGATTCGAATGAAGATCCGAATGGTAACTCGAACGAAGACACGGACGGAGATTCCAACGGTACTCCGGATGAAGACTCGAATGGAGACGCCGACGGGGATTCGAATACTGGGGCACAAACACCGGATGACCAGAGCGATTCGGCTTTGGGCGAGTCGGATGCGGATCCACAAAATCCGGCACAATCCGGAGATCAGGCAGCAAATGAGCCAAACGGCAACAAATTGCCAAATACGGCTACGAATATGTACAGCTATCTGGTAGGCGGAGCGATGATGCTTCTTGCAGGCTCGCTTCTGCTTAGAAGAAGAAAAAAAGCATAG
- a CDS encoding extracellular solute-binding protein, whose amino-acid sequence MMKTLKGMLLSLSAISMVFALAGCGSGTSGEAKKVVIYTNGDEEAVAAMEASLKNAGYDGQYIMQSMGTSELGGKLMAEGSDIEADLVTMSSYFIESSQTKHSMFKDLAFETGAIDTYPAYYTPILANTGAIFVNTEVLKEKGLPMPTSITELTKPEYNGLVSIPNIMDSSTGWLLVQAIISQYGQEAGQRVLRDLIANVGPHLESSGSGPIKKVQAGEAAAGFGLRHQAVAAKASGAPIDYIDPMEGNFSLTESIAVVNKENGNTDLAMKMAETIIKDARKDLIVNYPVAIYKGETVDEANKPAHALTFEKPLTVELLKEHQQFFNGSK is encoded by the coding sequence ATGATGAAGACGCTTAAGGGAATGCTGCTGTCATTGTCTGCAATCAGCATGGTGTTTGCGCTGGCCGGCTGCGGCAGCGGCACGTCCGGGGAAGCGAAGAAGGTTGTAATTTACACCAACGGGGATGAAGAAGCTGTTGCGGCGATGGAAGCCTCTCTCAAAAACGCCGGATACGACGGGCAGTATATCATGCAATCGATGGGGACATCGGAGCTTGGGGGCAAGCTGATGGCGGAAGGAAGCGATATCGAGGCCGACCTGGTCACCATGAGCTCGTATTTTATTGAAAGCTCGCAGACAAAGCATTCGATGTTCAAAGACCTTGCCTTCGAAACAGGCGCCATCGACACATATCCCGCATACTACACGCCGATTCTCGCCAACACCGGAGCGATCTTCGTGAACACCGAGGTGCTGAAGGAGAAGGGACTGCCCATGCCGACTTCCATTACGGAACTGACCAAACCGGAATATAACGGACTGGTATCGATTCCGAACATTATGGATTCCTCCACCGGTTGGCTGCTCGTTCAAGCGATTATCAGCCAGTATGGACAAGAAGCGGGGCAGCGGGTGCTCCGTGATCTGATCGCCAATGTCGGTCCGCATCTGGAGAGCTCCGGCTCCGGGCCGATCAAGAAGGTTCAGGCGGGGGAAGCGGCAGCAGGCTTCGGCCTTCGCCATCAGGCGGTAGCGGCCAAGGCATCCGGTGCTCCGATTGATTATATCGATCCGATGGAAGGCAACTTCTCGCTGACGGAATCGATTGCCGTGGTGAATAAGGAGAACGGAAATACGGACCTTGCGATGAAAATGGCGGAGACCATCATCAAGGATGCGCGAAAAGATTTGATCGTGAACTATCCGGTTGCGATCTATAAGGGCGAAACGGTCGACGAGGCGAACAAGCCGGCGCATGCGCTGACTTTTGAGAAGCCGCTGACCGTCGAGCTGCTGAAGGAGCATCAGCAATTTTTTAACGGATCGAAATAA
- the phnX gene encoding phosphonoacetaldehyde hydrolase, which translates to MNKIEGVILDWAGTAVDFGCFAPVNVFVDIFRNAGIDVTMEEARAPMGMLKIDHIRALLSMPRVTGLWEVKYGRAFNEDDVERLYREFEPALMASLSTYTDPIPGVIETVEELRGRGLKIGSTTGYTAGMMEVVVSNAGRKGYRPDVFFTPDDTHSCGRPYPYMIYRNMEHLKLSTAWKVVKVGDTASDIKEGVNAGVWSVGVAVGSSEMGLSPEEFASLSESERAEAISRTRQTFIRHGADFTIDTMRELPALIERIDGLLSDGKRPGYYLE; encoded by the coding sequence ATGAACAAGATCGAAGGCGTAATTCTCGACTGGGCCGGGACGGCTGTGGACTTCGGCTGCTTCGCGCCGGTGAATGTGTTCGTGGATATATTCCGGAATGCCGGCATCGATGTAACGATGGAGGAAGCCAGAGCGCCGATGGGCATGCTGAAGATCGATCACATCCGCGCATTGCTGTCGATGCCGCGTGTGACGGGATTGTGGGAGGTGAAGTACGGAAGAGCCTTCAATGAAGACGACGTGGAGCGGCTGTACCGCGAATTCGAGCCTGCCCTCATGGCATCCTTGTCCACGTACACCGACCCCATTCCTGGAGTGATCGAGACGGTGGAAGAGCTTCGCGGCCGGGGGCTGAAGATTGGCTCTACAACCGGCTATACGGCCGGGATGATGGAGGTGGTCGTATCGAATGCCGGGCGCAAGGGGTATCGCCCCGATGTGTTCTTCACGCCGGATGATACGCATTCATGTGGACGCCCCTATCCGTATATGATCTACCGGAACATGGAGCATCTGAAGCTGTCGACGGCCTGGAAGGTCGTGAAGGTCGGGGATACCGCGTCTGATATCAAAGAAGGCGTCAATGCGGGGGTGTGGTCGGTAGGCGTTGCTGTGGGCAGCTCGGAAATGGGGCTATCCCCTGAGGAATTCGCATCCTTGTCCGAATCGGAGCGGGCGGAAGCCATCTCGAGGACCCGGCAGACGTTTATTCGGCACGGGGCGGATTTTACGATCGATACGATGCGCGAGCTCCCCGCATTAATCGAGCGGATCGACGGTTTGCTGAGCGATGGGAAAAGACCGGGTTATTATCTCGAATAG